The DNA segment TTTTCTAGCGACGAGTTTGACGAAAAGTTTAAGGGGGGATCGAGTTAACCTAAGGGCTTCTAGCAGAAAATAAATCGGGAAGAAAGGTCGGCGATCGTTCAAATCACCACGCAAAAATTCAAAGAATATCTGCAAGATCTGTATCAAGACAATCTCGACAAAGTCATTTTGTTTGGCTCTGAAGCTCGTAGAGAAGCAGAAAAAAATTTTTTTGACCTTGCTAAAGACAATTTTTTGTATCCAAATATCATTTGCTATAAAAACTATTTGTATACGTCTTTCCGATGTTGGCAATTCACAACTAAAATAATTAATTGCTCATCTTAAATGTCGTAAATTACTTGTTAATTCCCAACTCTTAGCTCGTCTTCTAATGCAGTTAAAAGTCGAGAAACAATGGCATTTTGCTGCTCGTTTGGCAGCTGGGCGATCGCCGCAAATGCACGCTGTAATAAATCTGTTATGGTGCGCTTCCGAAAGTAGTGAATTATTTTTAGCTTGCGCCAATCCTAACACTGGTAAACCGCTACTATAGATATCTGTTTCCTGTGAGTTCTGACCAAATTTTTCATGCCTGCATCCAACCGCAATCCCATCGCAGACGAAATTCCCAACGCTGATTACCGCAAGTTGCCAGACCGGACTCTCCTGACACCGATGATGCAGCATTACACAGAGGTAAAGGATATTTATCCTAATGCGATTTTGTTGTATCGGGTGGGGGACTTTTTTGAGTGCTTTTTCTTGGATGCGATCACGGTTTCGCGGGAACTGGAACTGGTTTGTACAAGCAAAGAATCGGGGAAAGGGATTGGTCGTGTGCCGATGACGGGTGTGCCTCACCATGCGCTAGAACGCTATAGTACGCAGCTGGTGGAAAAGGGTTATGGCGTGGTCATTTGTGATCAGGTGGAGGATGCGGCGATCGCCCAAGCGGAAAAACGAATGGTGCGGCGGGAAGTGCAAAAGGTGCTTACGCCGGGGACTTTGACCGATGATGGGATGCTGCGGGCGCGGCAAAATAATTATTTAGCAGCGGTGGTGATGGCGGGCAAACATTGGGGTTTGGCCTATGCGGATATCTCGACGGGGGAATTTTGTACAACCCAAGCCAGTGACCTCGAAGCGCTAACCATTGAGCTGTTACGCTTGCAACCTTCGGAAATTTTGTATCCTACCGATGCGCCCGATCTCCAAACGTTAATGCGTCCCGGCGATCGCCAAAAACTTCTGAAACAACATCTTCCTGAATGTCTACCTTCCGATTTTTGTTATGCGCTGCGATCGCCGAGAGAATTTGACATTAACGAAGCAAAACCAAAGTTGTTGATGACATTTCAGCGGTCTTCATTGGAAGGGATGGGCTGCGAGAAATTGCCGTTAGCGGTGCGGGCTGCGGGGGGACTTTTAGCTTATGTAGAGGAAACGCAGCAAGCCTACAAGGTTCCCTTTGAAACGCTACGCACCTATAGCATCCATGAATATTTGCAGTTGGATCACCAAACTCGCCGTAACCTCGAAATCACCCAAACCATCCGTGATGGAAGCCTTTACGGTTCGTTATTGTGGGCGCTGGATGTCACCAATACCAATATGGGCGGTCGGGCATTGCGGCGCTGGCTATTGCAACCATTACTCGATCCAGAGGCGATCGCCGAGCGTTTCGACACAGTGGATGAGTTAGTCGAGAATACAAATCTACGGCAGGATGTGCGCCATGTTTTAAAGCAAATTTATGACTTGGAGCGCATTGCAGGACGCATTGGATCTGGAAGTGCAAACGCCCGTGATCTATATGCCTTGGCGGAATCTCTGACGAAATTATCCTACCTCGCCGAGATTGTAGAAAATGCCGAATCCCCCTATTTGCAAGCGGTACAAAATTTCCCGCCTGACCTCGATAAATTGGGCAAACACGTTTTAGCTCACTTGGTCGATTCACCGCCCATCCATATTAAAGACGGTGGCATTATCAAAAATGGTGTCGATGAAGAGCTGGATCATTTGCGTCGGAGCCAAGTGGAAGACCGGGAATGGCTCGCCAACCTCGAAATTACAGAGCGGGAACGGACGGGAGTTGCAAAGCTGAAAGTCGGTTATAACAAGACCTTTGGCTACTATATCAGTATGCCCCGCTCCCAGTCGGCTCAGGCTCCCGAAGAATATCTGCGCAAACAAACCCTCAGCAACGAGGAACGCTACATTACGCCGGA comes from the [Limnothrix rosea] IAM M-220 genome and includes:
- the mutS gene encoding DNA mismatch repair protein MutS, whose product is MPASNRNPIADEIPNADYRKLPDRTLLTPMMQHYTEVKDIYPNAILLYRVGDFFECFFLDAITVSRELELVCTSKESGKGIGRVPMTGVPHHALERYSTQLVEKGYGVVICDQVEDAAIAQAEKRMVRREVQKVLTPGTLTDDGMLRARQNNYLAAVVMAGKHWGLAYADISTGEFCTTQASDLEALTIELLRLQPSEILYPTDAPDLQTLMRPGDRQKLLKQHLPECLPSDFCYALRSPREFDINEAKPKLLMTFQRSSLEGMGCEKLPLAVRAAGGLLAYVEETQQAYKVPFETLRTYSIHEYLQLDHQTRRNLEITQTIRDGSLYGSLLWALDVTNTNMGGRALRRWLLQPLLDPEAIAERFDTVDELVENTNLRQDVRHVLKQIYDLERIAGRIGSGSANARDLYALAESLTKLSYLAEIVENAESPYLQAVQNFPPDLDKLGKHVLAHLVDSPPIHIKDGGIIKNGVDEELDHLRRSQVEDREWLANLEITERERTGVAKLKVGYNKTFGYYISMPRSQSAQAPEEYLRKQTLSNEERYITPELKERESRILTAKDDICKLEYEIFTELRSTVAEHTDTIRAAAGAIAAIDVLAAFAETAVYQGYCRPKIGKTKCLEIEEGRHPVVEKSLGMGLFVANSTNLGKAKNIKNPDLIILTGPNASGKSCYLRQTGLIQLMAQVGSFIPAKSATIPICDRIFTRVGAVDDLATGQSTFMVEMNETANILNHATEKSLILLDEIGRGTATFDGLSIAWAVAEHIATEIKAKTIFATHYHELNELASILLNVANFQVTVKELPEEIIFLHKVQPGGADKSYGIEAGRLAGLPTSVITRAKQVMTQIEKHSKIAVGLRKGVKFKEQVTSNGKYDVNKASEQLDIFNF